The nucleotide window GTGCAGTGGATTCTGGAAACCCACGCCCACGCCGACCACCTGTCTGCAGCCCACTACCTGCGCAAACACCTGGGCGGCCAGATCGCCATTGGTGCGGCTATCACCGATGTGCAAAACGTGTTCAAGGGCATCTTCAACCTGGAGCCCGCGTTCCATCCCGACGGCAGCCAGTTTGACCATCTGTTCCATCCCGATGAAAGCTTTGCCATTGGCGAACTCCGCGCCCAGGCACTCGCCGTGCCCGGCCACACGCCCGCGTGTATGGCGTACCAGGTCAGCGACGTTGTGTTTGTGGGTGACACCCTGTTCATGCCTGACGTGGGCACCGCGCGCTGTGACTTCCCTGGCGGCGACGCGCCCACGCTGTATGCCAGCGTGCGCAAGCTGCTGAGCCTGCCGGGTGATACCCGCCTTTACATGTGCCACGACTATCCGCCCGATGCACGCGAACCCGCGTGGGAAAGCACCGTGGCCGAGCAGCGCGCCAGCAACATCCACATCCGTGACGGCGTGTCCGAAGCGGCTTTTGTCTCTATGCGCCGCAAGCGCGACGCGGGGCTGGCCATGCCCAACCTGATCCTGCCCGCGGTGCAGATCAACATCCGCGCCGGCGAGATGCCGCCCCCCGAGGCCAATGGCGTGGCTTACCTCAAGGTGCCTCTCAACGCGTTGTAGGCGAACTTACAAGCCAAAACAGGTACTAGCCCGCATGGGGATTGCGCAAGCAGCTATCAAACTGATAGTGAATCCAGGGCGCCTGTCGGGGACGCGTGGGCCGAGGGGTTCACCAGCGACTGCAATAGCGCCAGCCCCAGCGGCCAATGGCCAAAGCCGGTTTCCACATTGATGTGGCCGGCGTTTTGCAGGCGCACAAACTCGCTGCCCCATGCGCGCGCATAGGCGCCTGCGGTGCGTACTGGGCAAAACGGGTCATTGCTGCTGGCCACCAGAATACTGCGGTACGGCAGAGGCTGGTAGGGCACGGGCGCAAAGTCGGCCAGCACACCGCGCCGCTCGGGGTCGGCCGGGGCCACCAGCAATGCGCCCGCAATGCGCGCTGCTGTTTCATCGGGCAAGTGGGTGGTAGCGATGCAGCCCAGGCTGTGCGCCGCAATCACCACTGGGCCCGGTTGTTCCAGGATGGTGCGGCTGATGGACGCAATCCACGCCTTGCGCGACGGGGTGATCCAGTCGTCCTGCTGCACGCGCACGGCATTTGGCCACTGCTCCGCCCACAGGCTTTGCCAGTGGCCGGGGCCGGAATCGCGCCAGCCGGGAACAATGATCAGGGTAGACATGCGGCCGATTCTCGGCACGATGACTGCAAACCCCAACGAATACTTTGTTGTTTGTTTATGTCGGAATGAGCTGAGAGCCCGTTCAGGCGTTAACCGCGCTGCAACTGGCGACCCAGCCGCTCAAAGAAGCTGTCCACCGTGATCGCCAGCAGGCCCGTGAGCACGGCGCCCTGCAGCACATAGGCCGTATTGAAGCCCGAGAGGCCAATGATGATGGGCGCACCCAGGTTTTGCGCACCCACGGTGGAGGCAATCGCGGCGGTGCCGATGTTGATGGTGACTGAACTGCGCACGCCCGCAAGGATGATGGGCGCGGCCAGCGGCAACTCCACTTGCCAGAAAATCTGCCGCGCATTCAGGCCCAGACCACGCGCTGCATCCAATGTGGCCGCCGGCGTCAGCGCAAACCCGGCCAGTACGCCTTGCAGCATGGGCAGCAGACCGTACAACGCCAATGCCAGCAGCACCGGCTTTTCGCCAAAACCCATGAGCGGAACGGCCAGCGCCAACACGGCAATCGGCGGAAATGTCTGCCCCATGGACACCAGCGACTCCAGCGCCGGACGAAATGCCAGCCCCCGGGCCCGTGTGACCCAGGTGCCCGCAGCAAACGCCACCGCAAATGCAGCCGTGCTGGACACCAACACCATCTGCACATGGGCCCACAGCAAGCTCCAGAACGGCGCCTGTTGGTACATCGGGCGCTCCTGTTGCGGAAACACGGCGTGGAACAGCGGCTCCAGCGCTGGCAGTCCCAAGCTCAGGGCCACCAGCAGCGCAGCCAGTAGCAAGGGCACGGCATAAGCCGAACGCCAATGTTTCATGGCTGCGGGTCCAGCAGGTCGGCGAAGTGCAGCACACCCACCGCTGCGCCAGCGTCGTCGACTACCGGCAAGGATGCGCGGCCTTGCACCACAAAGGCCGATACGGCCTCGCGCAAATTCAGGTCTGCGGCAATCGGTTCACCGCTCGTCTGGTCCGGGCCGCGCATTTTTTGCCGCACGGTACCCAGTGCCAGGCGCTTGAGTCCCCGTTCCGCGCGGCCCAGAAAGTCGGTGACGAAATCATTGGTTGGTCGCGTCAGCAACTCCAGGGGCGTGCCCTGCTGCACCACCCGCCCGGCGTTGAACACCACCATGCGGTCAGCCAGGTACAGCGCCTCATCAATGTCGTGCGTGACCAGCACAATGGTCTTGCCCGAGAGTTGGTGGATGCGCATGAGTTCGCGCTGCAGGTCGACACGCGTCACCGGGTCCAGCGCGCCAAAGGGTTCGTCCATCAGCAGAATTTCGGGGTCACCTGCCAGCGCCCGTGCCACACCCACGCGCTGTTGCTGGCCTCCCGACAGTTCGTTGGGGTAGCGCCGTGCAAACTGCGGATCGAGTTGCAGCAGCGCCAGCAGTTCGACCACGCGCGCGCGCACTTTGTCCTCGGGCCAGCCCAGCAGGCGCGGCACCGTGCCAATGTTTTTTTCCACCGTCCAATGTGGAAACAGCCCCACCGACTGGATGGCATACCCCATGCGGCGGCGCAGGGCCTCTGGCGGGAGTGTGCGGATGTCCTGCCCGCCCAGCAGAATTTGGCCCTGGTCGCACTCGACCAGGCGGTTAAGCATGCGCAGCGTGGTGGACTTGCCCGAACCCGAGGGGCCCACCAACACCACCAGCTCACCGGTGGCGATGTGCAGGCTCAGGTCTTGCACCGCAGGGTGTGCACCATAGTTTTTGGAAACGGCTTTCAGTTCAATCATCAGTTTCTTACCGGTTGCCGGACCACCAGGTCCAGCGCCATGAACAGGGCCTGCGCCAGCCAGGCCAACACCACGATGGGAACGACGGCCAGCAACACCAGATCCAGTGCGCTGCTGAACAAGCCCTCAAACATCAGCGACCCCAGCCCGCCTGCACCAATCAGCGCTGCCACAGCCGTCAGGCCAATGGTTTGCACCAGCATCACCTTGAGCCCTGCCAGCACCACGGGCAGCGCCAGAGGTAGCTCGATCTGCCACAGCAGTTGCGCTCTGGACAGGCCCATAGCCAGCGCCGACTCGCGGATGTCCGCAGGAATATGCCCCAGCCCCGCGTGCACACTGCGCACCAGCGGCAGCAGCGAATACAGCGTCAGCGCCAGCACGGCAGGGGCCATACCCACTCCGTGGATGCCCCAGGCCGGCAGCAGCGGAATGAGCGCACCCAGCCAGGCCAGCAAGGCCATCAACACACCAAACAGCGCAATCGAGGGAATGGTCTGCACCATGTTCAGCAACGGGAAAATGCGCTGGCTCCACACCGGCGTGCGGTGCACCCATACGCCGAGCGGCAGGCCGGTGCAAACGGTCAGCAGCACGGTGTAGCCTATGATGCGCAGATGCTGCGCCAGCGCACGCCAGAAGTCTTCGTCACGCGCGGCGTATTCCTTGAGTGTGGAGAGACTGTCGAGCAGGCCACTGGCCAGCAGGCCCACGGTGCCCAGCAGCACCAGCGCCCACCACACCACCTTGTGTACCAGGCGGGCCTGTAACTGCCGCAGCACTTCGTGGGCCAGCAGCCACATCACCAGAACGACCACCCAGAAACCGCTGCCCAGCGCAGTGCGGCCCAAGCCCTGCGTCACCACATCGAGCTCTTGCGCGCGTGCGCCGGCCAGCAGCAAAAAACAAAAGAACAGGGTGGCCAGGGCCGACAGTGCGCTCCACAGGGGCAAGCGCCCCAGTTGGGGCCACAGGCAGGCCAATGCAAGTAAGGCTGTGGCCACTCCGGTGGCCAGCCACCACGGGGCCGACGCGTGGGCTCCCAGCGTGGCCAGCGTTACGCCCTGACCGCTGAGCAGGCGGTTGGGCGCCTCGCCCAGAAAAGGCAGCCATACCAATACTGCCACGCCCAGGAGGAGTAGCGCAGGCAACGACAGCGTCGCGGGTCGACGCAGCATGGGCAGGCGCTTATCTCTTGATGAAACCCTTGCTCTTCAAATAGTCGGCGGCCACCTTCTTCGCATCCTTGCCCTCCAGCGCAATTTGCGCGTTGAGGGTCTGTAGCGTCACGCCGTCCAGAGAGCGAAACACGGGTGCCAGCAGTTCGCGAATTTTGGGGTTCTTGGCCAGCACGTCGTCGCGGATGATGGGCGCGGGTGCGTACACCGGCTGGATGCCTTTGGGGTCATCCAGAATGACCAGGCCGAGCGCCGCCACCGGGCCGTCCGTGCCATAGGCCATGGCGCCGTTCACGCCCGAGGTGTTCTCGGCCGCGGCCTTGATGGTGACCGAGGTGTCACCACCGGCCAGCGCCAGCAACTGGTCCTGACCCAGCTTGAAACCATAGGCTGTCTGAAAAGCCGGCAGGGCGTCGGCGCGCTCAATGAATTCTGCCGAAGCCGCGAGCTTGAACTTGCCGCCACCGGCTACCCAGCGGCCCAGGTCGTCCAGTGTCTTGAGCTTGTTGGCAGTGGCCACATCCTTGCGCACCGCGATGGCCCACGTATTGTTGGCGGGTGAAGCCTCCAGCCAGGTGATCTTGTTTTTGCCGTCGAGCTGCTTCACCAGGTCAAAGCCGCCTTTGGCGCTTTTCCAGGCCGGGTTTTTCTCATCAGAGAAGAAGAAAGCACCGTTGCCGGTGTACTCGGGGTAGATGTCAATCTCGCCGGCCACGATGGCGCTGCGCACGATCTTGGTGTTGCCCAGGCGCACCTTGTTGTCGGTCTTGATGCCGTTCGCCTCCAGCACTTGCACAATGATGTTGCCCAAGAGCGCACCCTCCGTGTCAATCTTGGAGGCCACGCGCACGGGTGCGGTCTGCGCCCAGGTGGTGGGTGCCAATGCAGCCAATGCCAGAGCGGCCAGGGTGAGAGTGCGGCGCGTGCGTAGATAAGTCATGCGGATTCCTTGAACGGGTATGAAGCAACCCGCACGCACGGTACCCTGAATCGGGAAACCCTTCAAGTCGCCCTGGAAAGCGTTTGGATACCATCAAGGACATGCAGTCTTTCCTTCAGCGCCTTCAACACGGCAACCCCCGCAGCATTACCGCCATGCTGCTGGCAGTCATGCTGTTCTCCGTCATGGATTCCCTCATCAAGGCGTTGTCCACCCACTACCCACCCTTGCAGGTTGCGGCCATGCGCGGAGCGCTCACGTTGCCGCTGATAGCACTGTGGATTCAGCTGCGCGGTGCCTGGGGCGAGGTGTGGCGTGCCCGCTGGCCGCTGCACTTTCTGCGCGGTGCGCTGGTCATCACCATGCTGGTGTTGTTTACCTACGGGGTGCGGCACCTGCCGCTGACCAATGCCTACACCATCATGTTCTTTGCGCCGCTGCTCATCACGCTATTGGCATGGCCGGTGCTGGGTGAACGTGTGCCGCGCGCGCACTGGTGGGCCATCATCGGTGGTCTGGTTGGCGTGCTCGTGGCGTTACGTCCCAGCGCCGAGGGCTTTGCCAGTTGGGCGGGGCTGGCCGTGCTGGGCTGTGCCGTGTGTTACGCCGTGTCGGCCGTCGTCACGCGGCTGTGCAGTCGCACGGACTCCAAGGACAGCCTGGTGCTGTGGGTCATGGTGATCCTTGCCGTGGGCGCAGGGGCCATGGCCATCCCGCAATGGCGGCCGTTGCAGGCGGATCACCTCTGGTTTTGGTTGGGGCTGGCGGCCTCGGGTTTTGGTGCGCAGTTGGCCATTACCGAGGCGTTTCGCCATGGCCAGGCCAGCGCCGTGGCACCGTTTGAATACACCGCACTGGGCTGGAGCCTGGGGATCGACTGGGTTGTCTGGCAGGTGCTGCCGGATAGCTATACCCTGCTGGGCGCAGCCATCGTCGTGGGCAGCGGTCTCTATGTGTTGCGCCACGAGCAGGTGCACGCAACGGCGGAACATCCCTGAGTCGGTTGCGTACATGCCTTGCCGCTGCTCTGTAGGGCAATTTATGCGTCAAATCGTGCTCTAGCCCGCATTTAGACTGCGCAAGCAGCTATCAAATATATAGTGATTGGCGCGTTCAGAAGGGTGCGTCCCCGAGGATGGTGGCGCGGTGCATCACGCGGCGGTGCGGCAGGTAGTCGGCGGTGGCGTAGTGCTGGGTCAGGCGGTTGTCCCAAAAGGCTAGGTCGTACTGCTTCCAGCGCCAGCGCACGGTGAATTCAGGCTTGGCCAGGTGCACGCGCAGAAAGGCCAGCAGCGCATCACTCTCTGCCTTGGCCAGGTCTACGATACGGCTGGTAAAGCCCTCGTTCACAAACAGGCCGTGTTTGCCGCTGACCGGGTGGGTACGCACCACGGGGTGCGTTACCTCGGGCGACTTAGCCACCGCGGCTTCCCAGGTCTTGCGTTCTTCGGGCGTGCGCGCATACCGCCAGGCCGGGAAGGACTGCACAAAGCTGTGCTCGGCCCGCAGCGGGTCTAGAAACCGGCGCAGGGGTTCAGACAGCGCTTCATACGCTGCAATGCCGCTGGCCCACAGGGTGTCGCCCCCGTGCGGCGGCAACACGCGCGCCGACAGGATGGCGCCCAGCGGCGGCGTCTTGATGAAGGTCACATCGGTGTGCCAGTTGTCGTTGTCGGGCGGGTTGTCGTTGTGCGTGTCCAGCACGATGATTTCGCTCGCCTCCGGGTGCTGCGGGTACACCGGGTGGATGTGCAGCTCGCCAAAGGCGCGCGCCAAGTCGCGCTGTTGCACCGGCGTGACGGGCTGGTTTTCAAAGAACAACACGTGGTGCTGCAGCAGGGCTGTCTGCAAGGTGTCGCGGTCGGTGTTGCGTAGGGGTTCGGTCAGGTCAATGTTGCTGACCAGGGCGCCGATGGCAGGGCCCAGGGGGCGGATGTCGAGTGTCATGCGGGCGAGTGAGGGCAGGAGAAGCAGATGGGCCCAAGGCTATAACGCGGCGCACATTTCTCTTGCGCGTTATTCGCATTAGCTATTTCAAATTCATTCGACGACACGCAGCGCGTATATCAATACGCTCCATTCCAGACCCCCATGGGCTGTCTATCTGTTCTACGCAACCAAGGAATCGGACCAATGAAACTCACCAAAAGACTCTTCACCGCCGCCATCGGCGCTACCCTGCTGGCCGGTGCCAGCCTGGGTTTTGCCGCTGACAAAAAAGTCGTCATCGGTTACCAGACCGATGCGCTGCCTTCGTCGGTCGCCATTGCCAACGGTGACTTCGCCAAGGCCACGGGTTACCAGATTGACTTTCGCAAGTTCAACTCCGGCGCAGACGTGTTTGCCGCCATCGCGTCGGGTGACGTGCAGATCGGCTACGTGGGCTCCAGCCCTTACGCTGCTGCCACTTCCCGCGGTCTGGATGTGAAGGCCTTCTACCTGGCCTCCATCTCCGGCACCGATGAAGCACTCGTGGTGCGCAACGGCTCCGGCATCAACTCGCTCAAAGACCTCAAGGGCAAGAAGCTGGCCGCTGCCCCGGTCTCTACCGACCACTACCAATTGCTGGCACTGATCAAGAGCCAGGGCCTGACCGAAAAAGACGTGCAGGTGTTTGCCATTCCCCAACCTGAAATCGTGGCCGCCTACAACCGTGGTGACCTGGACGGTGGTTTTGTATGGGACCCGGCGCTGACCGAGCTGAAGAAAAACGGCAAGGTGCTGATCACATCCAAGGAAGTTGCTGAAAAAGGCGCGCCTACGTTCAGCGCCTGGGTGGCCACCGGCGCCTTCGCCAAAGAGAACCCAGCCTTCCTGAAAGCCTACGCCGGCGTGATCGAGAAGTACTCGAACTCGTTCGTGAAGGACAAGGCCGCCTGGGGACCCGATAGCGAGAACGCCAAGACCCTGGCCAAACTGCTGGGCGGTACACCGGCCGACTTCTCCGCAGCGCTCAAAAACCTGAACCTGGTGCCCCTGAACGTGCAAGCGTCGGACGCCTGGTTGGGTGGTGGCGAGAAATCGGGCGTGGCCCGCATCCTCAAGGAAACCGCCGCCTTCCTGAAAGAGCAAAAGAAGATCTCTGACGTGCTGCCCAGCTACGCAGCGTTTGTGACCACCTCGGCGATCACTGGCCCCGTGGTTGCACAGAAGTAAGAAAAGTAAGTAGAGACTATGCTCAGCGTCAAACAAGCCAGTGTCTACTTTGCCGGGCGGGATGGCCGCCCCGTGCAGGCACTGGACCGCGTCTCCCTCGACATTCCGGACCGCGGTTTTGTGGTGGCGCTGGGCACCTCGGGTTGTGGCAAGTCCACGTTGCTCAACGCGATGGCGGGTTTTCTGCCGTTGTCCGAGGGCAGCATCACGCTCAATGGGCGCCCTATTGAAAAGCCCGGTGCCGACCGCGGCGTCGTGTTCCAGAAAGACAGCTTGCTGCCCTGGAAAACCGTTGCCGAAAACGTGGCGCTGGGCCTGAAGTTTGCCGGCGCCAGCCGCGCCGAGCAGCGCGACCGCGCGCTGGAGCTGCTGCAGCTCGTCGGCCTGCAAGACTTTGCCAATGCAGCACCGTATGAACTGTCAGGCGGCATGCGCCAGCGCGTGGGCCTGGCCCGTGCGCTCGCTCCCGATCCCGACATCCTGTTGATGGACGAGCCCTTTGGCGCGCTCGACAGCATGACCCGCGAGCAAATGCAGGAGCTGCTGGTCTCGGTCTGGCACCGCACCGGCAAGCAGGTGTTCTTCATCACCCACTCGATTGAAGAGGCGCTGTTCTTGGGTACCCAGCTCATCGTCATGTCACCGCGGCCCGGCCGCATCGTGGCGCGGTTCGATCTGGACTTTGTCAACACCTTCGCGCGTGACGGTGATGCCCGTGCCATCAAGACCGCGCCGCAGTTTGCCCACCTGCGCGAGGAGATTCGCGCCATCGTCCACAACAACGAACACCACAGCGAACACCAGGAGGCCACCGCATGAGCGACCTTGCTATTTTGGGAACTGTCCTCCCACACTCTTCAGAATTTCCTGCCCGCCAGGCGGTGGCGCCACGCATTGTGAAGATGCGCAGCTTCGGCATTGGCGAAAAGTCCACCGTCACCATCAGCGTGGCCACGGGTGCCGCCTTGCTGCTGCTGTGGTGGCTGATCACCCAGGCCAGCCTGGTACCCAAACTGTTTTTGCCCACGCCGGCTGAAGTGCTGTCGCTGGGTGTGGAGATCTTCCGCGAGGGGTATGCCAACGCCACGCTGTGGGAGCATGTGTCCGCCAGCCTGGGGCGTATTTTGTCGGCCGCCGTGATTGCGGTGGTGCTGGGCATCCCCGTGGGCCTGCTGATGGGCCTGAGCCGCTGGGCCAAGGGCATCTTCTCCACGCCCATCGAGTTTTACTGGCCGTTGCCACCCCTGGCCTACCTGCCGCTCATGATCATCTGGCTGGGTATTGGCGAGACCTCCAAGATCGCGCTGCTCGCGCTGGCCATGTTTGCGCCCGTTGTGCTGTCGGCCCAGGCCGGCGTGCGCTCGCTGCCGCAGGAGCGCGTGAACGCGGCCCTGTCACTGGGCGCCACGCGCTGGCAGCTGTTCAAGGACATTGTGCTGCCCTCGGCCCTGCCCGAAATCCTCACCGGCATCCGCATCGCGCTGGCCGTAGGCTGGAGCACGCTGGTCGCGGCCGAGCTGATCGCCGCCACGCGCGGCATTGGTTACATGGTCATGTCGGCTTCGCACTTCCTCGCCACCGATGCGGTGTTTGTCGGTATCGTCATCATTGCGGCGTGTGCCTTTGCCTTTTCCTTCAGCATGCGTTTGCTGGAAGGTTGGCTGGTCCCCTGGAAGGGCAAGCAGTGAGCGCATGTCTGTGATGCAGGCCAACCAGTGGTGGTTGGCTGCGGCGATTGTCTGTGAAGTGATTGCGACCAGTGCGCTCAAGGCCTCCGATGGCCTGCAGCACTGGCGCCCCGCGGTGCTCGTGGTGGCAGGCTACGTCTGCGCTTTCTACGCGCTGGCGCAGGCCTTGCGCACCATCCCCGTCGGCGTGGCCTACGCCATCTGGTCGGGCGTAGGCATCGTCATGGTCTCGCTGATTGGCTACTGGCTGTTCAAGCAACGCCTGGGCACGGGTGAACTCGCCGGCATCGCCCTGATCGCCGCGGGTGTGATCGTGTTACAGATCGCCGCCTAACGCGGCGCCGATGCGTCACCAGGCCCAGAGCAGCACGCGGTGAGCCAGGCGTGCCGGCCGTGGCACGGCCAATGCACGCCGCACCCCATGCACCGGTGTGTGTGATGTGATGCGCCGCCCAAAGCGGCTGGTGGACACCAGGTTCCAGGATCCGGAGGTCACCGCCAGCACCCGCAGCAGGTTGCGCTGGATATCGTCGGCACTGGACAACTCGGGCGGGTACATGGGGTTTCTCCCTGCGCTCAGACCATCTGCGCCGGCAGTAGCAACAGGCGCACCGCCACGGCGGACAGTGCCACCCACAACACGGCTGCGCCCAGCGCCACCAGCAGCTCGCGCGGGCTGAAAGGGCCATCCTGGTTCAGCCCGACGAAATCATGTTCTTGCATGTAGCACCCCTTGCATTCTTGTTGTGGATGCCTGCATTGTGCGAAGCGGGGGCGCAAAGGGGAAGGAAGGAAACGGTACTACCTAGTGCGGAAAACGTTTAAGGCTTAGAGGCATGGGATGCGTGCAATCGATCCAAAGCAGACATCGCTAGACTAGTCACTTATGCCGATTCGAATTTCTGCACCCAGCGTCCAGTCTCTGAAGGTTCAGCCACTCGCGCGTGGGAACGTCCTTAGTCACGCAACTGCAACGGTAGCGAAGCTGATCGGCGGTGAACCCTACTTGTTAACGAATCGCCACGTGGTAACTGGGCGAGACAATGTGACTGGGGAATGTCTTGACAAGAATGCCGCCCTTCCAGACACACTGCGGGTTCATTTCTGGGCGCGCGGCCTATCGCATCAAGAGACTGTAGATATCCCGCTATATCTCGAAGGAAGGACGGACGATCAAGCTACTAGAACCTGGATCGAGCACCCCAGCTATATGCATAGTGCTGACGTGGTTGCATTGCACCTCCAAGTGCCTGCCGAAATAGAACTGATGCCGTATGTGCTTGACACGAGCATCGCGGAGGATCTAATCGAACCAAGCGATCACGTTCAAGTTATTGGCTTTCCGCTATCGGATAAAAATTCCTCACCTTTTGGGATATGGGTAGCAGGTTTTGTCGCAAGTGAGCCAGAGCTCAATCATCTCAATGCCCCATATTTCTTGATTGACTGCCGTGCGCGCAAAGGCCAAAGCGGCTCACCGGTTATCGTCGCCACTGGCGGTCACGGCCAGATGAAGCGAAAAGACGAGCGTCACTTCAACATCGCTTCGATCCACTTACTCGGTCTGTACAGTGGTCGCTTGGGCTCCGACACAGATCTAGGAATGGTCTGGAAGGCGTGGCTGTTGCGCGAGCTCTTGACATATGCACACACCGTGCGCGCGCAATCCTAAAATATCCGTTTTTGGTCCAAAAAGGTCATTTCAGTCCCGACGGCACATAAAGCGCGCGGCGAATCGTGGGGCGGAGACAGTCCGTTGCAAGTCGGCTCCAGTGCCCCAGTCAAGCTGCCACGTGGCATTTATGGGTTAAGGACCTCTTGAACCCAGTCATCCCAATTTGCGGCACCCAGGTCATCCTCGACGACGCCAGGATGAGCTGCAACCCACCAGTCTTTGATTTCAAGGTATTCCTGATGGGACACAGAGAAGGGCCGCCAGGCGCCCATTAGGTTGTCTTGGTCGCAGGGGTCATTGCCCGCGGCAAAGAACTCATTGAGAAAACCATGAGGAGGGAAGACCTTCGAAGCCCCAACGACACCAAAAATGCCAAAACGAACCGCCTCATTGGCGGTGAGAACTTCCATTGCAGAAAGAACAAATGCCGTCATGTCTACTCTCAAAGTGGATACCTACGTTTTTCTTGCGCGAGATGCCATCTCAGCGGCAATTCTGCCTTTCACGCATTACCTTCCTTCCCAATGAACTCAGGAATTAGCCGAACGTGACGCCTGGGGTGGAAGCGTTGTAGGGGGCTCCCTTACTGGAATGGGGTTTTCCAATGGCGGCGGTGCGTCCTGAGGCTGTGGCGGTTCAGGGATATCTGGTGGCAATGGCACAGGTCCTAGTGGCTCGGGCCAAGTATTGGCTGTGTGTTCGTTCAGGCAAATACCGTACGTCGTCATCATGGTGTCCTCCTAGCGAAAGCTATTTCCAAGGCTAGACGAGTAGAGGGAAATCATCCGTGCGATTGCATACGTTTAAAGAAGGAGTCTGAAGGACTATTGCAAGGTGAGACAAAGCACCCCTGAATTGAAATCGCTGATAACTATCATTTGCCAGTGCCGGCAAATGCCCCCAAGCAGAACAACCCCGACCGGGGGAGTTCTCAACAATCCGTCTACTC belongs to Rhodoferax saidenbachensis and includes:
- a CDS encoding DMT family transporter, which encodes MQSFLQRLQHGNPRSITAMLLAVMLFSVMDSLIKALSTHYPPLQVAAMRGALTLPLIALWIQLRGAWGEVWRARWPLHFLRGALVITMLVLFTYGVRHLPLTNAYTIMFFAPLLITLLAWPVLGERVPRAHWWAIIGGLVGVLVALRPSAEGFASWAGLAVLGCAVCYAVSAVVTRLCSRTDSKDSLVLWVMVILAVGAGAMAIPQWRPLQADHLWFWLGLAASGFGAQLAITEAFRHGQASAVAPFEYTALGWSLGIDWVVWQVLPDSYTLLGAAIVVGSGLYVLRHEQVHATAEHP
- the tauD gene encoding taurine dioxygenase, which translates into the protein MTLDIRPLGPAIGALVSNIDLTEPLRNTDRDTLQTALLQHHVLFFENQPVTPVQQRDLARAFGELHIHPVYPQHPEASEIIVLDTHNDNPPDNDNWHTDVTFIKTPPLGAILSARVLPPHGGDTLWASGIAAYEALSEPLRRFLDPLRAEHSFVQSFPAWRYARTPEERKTWEAAVAKSPEVTHPVVRTHPVSGKHGLFVNEGFTSRIVDLAKAESDALLAFLRVHLAKPEFTVRWRWKQYDLAFWDNRLTQHYATADYLPHRRVMHRATILGDAPF
- a CDS encoding MBL fold metallo-hydrolase, with amino-acid sequence MTAAGPAIPFPLPAPQVKAFFDPATWTVSYVVYDHDGGHCAIVDAVLDYDPKSGRTSTTSADAVAAFVQEKALTVQWILETHAHADHLSAAHYLRKHLGGQIAIGAAITDVQNVFKGIFNLEPAFHPDGSQFDHLFHPDESFAIGELRAQALAVPGHTPACMAYQVSDVVFVGDTLFMPDVGTARCDFPGGDAPTLYASVRKLLSLPGDTRLYMCHDYPPDAREPAWESTVAEQRASNIHIRDGVSEAAFVSMRRKRDAGLAMPNLILPAVQINIRAGEMPPPEANGVAYLKVPLNAL
- the tauA gene encoding taurine ABC transporter substrate-binding protein, with the translated sequence MKLTKRLFTAAIGATLLAGASLGFAADKKVVIGYQTDALPSSVAIANGDFAKATGYQIDFRKFNSGADVFAAIASGDVQIGYVGSSPYAAATSRGLDVKAFYLASISGTDEALVVRNGSGINSLKDLKGKKLAAAPVSTDHYQLLALIKSQGLTEKDVQVFAIPQPEIVAAYNRGDLDGGFVWDPALTELKKNGKVLITSKEVAEKGAPTFSAWVATGAFAKENPAFLKAYAGVIEKYSNSFVKDKAAWGPDSENAKTLAKLLGGTPADFSAALKNLNLVPLNVQASDAWLGGGEKSGVARILKETAAFLKEQKKISDVLPSYAAFVTTSAITGPVVAQK
- a CDS encoding RBBP9/YdeN family alpha/beta hydrolase; translated protein: MSTLIIVPGWRDSGPGHWQSLWAEQWPNAVRVQQDDWITPSRKAWIASISRTILEQPGPVVIAAHSLGCIATTHLPDETAARIAGALLVAPADPERRGVLADFAPVPYQPLPYRSILVASSNDPFCPVRTAGAYARAWGSEFVRLQNAGHINVETGFGHWPLGLALLQSLVNPSAHASPTGALDSLSV
- a CDS encoding ABC transporter permease; the protein is MLRRPATLSLPALLLLGVAVLVWLPFLGEAPNRLLSGQGVTLATLGAHASAPWWLATGVATALLALACLWPQLGRLPLWSALSALATLFFCFLLLAGARAQELDVVTQGLGRTALGSGFWVVVLVMWLLAHEVLRQLQARLVHKVVWWALVLLGTVGLLASGLLDSLSTLKEYAARDEDFWRALAQHLRIIGYTVLLTVCTGLPLGVWVHRTPVWSQRIFPLLNMVQTIPSIALFGVLMALLAWLGALIPLLPAWGIHGVGMAPAVLALTLYSLLPLVRSVHAGLGHIPADIRESALAMGLSRAQLLWQIELPLALPVVLAGLKVMLVQTIGLTAVAALIGAGGLGSLMFEGLFSSALDLVLLAVVPIVVLAWLAQALFMALDLVVRQPVRN
- a CDS encoding ABC transporter ATP-binding protein; the protein is MIELKAVSKNYGAHPAVQDLSLHIATGELVVLVGPSGSGKSTTLRMLNRLVECDQGQILLGGQDIRTLPPEALRRRMGYAIQSVGLFPHWTVEKNIGTVPRLLGWPEDKVRARVVELLALLQLDPQFARRYPNELSGGQQQRVGVARALAGDPEILLMDEPFGALDPVTRVDLQRELMRIHQLSGKTIVLVTHDIDEALYLADRMVVFNAGRVVQQGTPLELLTRPTNDFVTDFLGRAERGLKRLALGTVRQKMRGPDQTSGEPIAADLNLREAVSAFVVQGRASLPVVDDAGAAVGVLHFADLLDPQP
- a CDS encoding ABC transporter permease, which produces MKHWRSAYAVPLLLAALLVALSLGLPALEPLFHAVFPQQERPMYQQAPFWSLLWAHVQMVLVSSTAAFAVAFAAGTWVTRARGLAFRPALESLVSMGQTFPPIAVLALAVPLMGFGEKPVLLALALYGLLPMLQGVLAGFALTPAATLDAARGLGLNARQIFWQVELPLAAPIILAGVRSSVTINIGTAAIASTVGAQNLGAPIIIGLSGFNTAYVLQGAVLTGLLAITVDSFFERLGRQLQRG
- the osmF gene encoding glycine betaine ABC transporter substrate-binding protein OsmF, with the translated sequence MTYLRTRRTLTLAALALAALAPTTWAQTAPVRVASKIDTEGALLGNIIVQVLEANGIKTDNKVRLGNTKIVRSAIVAGEIDIYPEYTGNGAFFFSDEKNPAWKSAKGGFDLVKQLDGKNKITWLEASPANNTWAIAVRKDVATANKLKTLDDLGRWVAGGGKFKLAASAEFIERADALPAFQTAYGFKLGQDQLLALAGGDTSVTIKAAAENTSGVNGAMAYGTDGPVAALGLVILDDPKGIQPVYAPAPIIRDDVLAKNPKIRELLAPVFRSLDGVTLQTLNAQIALEGKDAKKVAADYLKSKGFIKR